Proteins encoded together in one Lepisosteus oculatus isolate fLepOcu1 chromosome 2, fLepOcu1.hap2, whole genome shotgun sequence window:
- the hddc2 gene encoding 5'-deoxynucleotidase HDDC2 yields the protein MATPSVPADNMKNLLQFMKLIGQLKRTPRTGWVYRNVLNPESVSDHMYRMSLMALTIGDRNINRGRCMQLALVHDMAECIVGDIAPADKVSKEEKHRREKEAMKHLTGLLSEDMKKEIYDLWEEYEYQASPEAKLVKELDRFEMILQAHEYETLENKPGRLQDFFDSTNGKFQHPELLELVKSLNEERNMQLAATGSSPDRGASLPGDRVSPP from the exons ATGGCAACACCTTCAGTGCCCGCAGATAACATGAAGAATTTGCTACAGTTCATGAAACTCATAGGACAGCTAAAG CGAACTCCTCGGACGGGCTGGGTTTACAGGAATGTGCTCAACCCGGAGAGTGTGTCCGACCACATGTACAGAATGTCTTTAATGGCCCTGACTATCGGAGACCGCAACATCAACAGAGGCAG ATGTATGCAGCTGGCCTTGGTCCATGATATGGCAGAATGTATTGTTGGTGACATTGCCCCTGCAGACAAAGTCAGCAAGGAGGAGAAGCACAGAAGAGAGAAG GAAGCAATGAAACATTTGACTGGCTTATTATCAGAAGACATGAAGAAAGAAATATATGACTTATGGGAG GAGTACGAGTATCAGGCCAGCCCAGAGGCCAAGCTGGTGAAAGAACTTGACCGGTTTGAGATGATTCTACAGGCACATGAGTATGAGACGCTTGAGAACAAACCTGGTCGACTGCAAGACTTTTTTGATTCCACTAATG GCAAATTTCAGCATCCTGAGCTCCTCGAGTTAGTAAAAAGtttaaatgaagaaagaaaCATGCAACTAGCTGCTACAGGGAGCAGTCCTGACCGAGGTGCATCACTGCCAGGGGACAGAGTTTCACCACCTTAG